In Leptospiraceae bacterium, one DNA window encodes the following:
- a CDS encoding BrnT family toxin — protein MYEIQFEWDEKKNQANIRKHRVSFEEAKTIFYDENARIIDDPDHSVKEERFIILGRSYKFQLLTVCHCYKLSDETIRIISARKATKQEIKEYEELL, from the coding sequence ATGTATGAAATTCAATTTGAGTGGGATGAAAAGAAAAACCAAGCAAATATAAGAAAACATAGAGTGTCATTTGAGGAAGCTAAAACAATTTTCTATGACGAAAATGCAAGAATTATTGACGATCCGGATCATTCTGTTAAGGAAGAGAGATTTATAATCTTAGGTAGAAGTTACAAATTTCAATTATTAACTGTATGCCATTGCTACAAATTGTCAGATGAAACAATCAGGATAATATCCGCAAGAAAAGCTACAAAGCAAGAGATTAAAGAATATGAGGAGTTATTATGA
- a CDS encoding baseplate J/gp47 family protein, which yields MVGFIVGRKIRLTNWKPGSRIRTLIEAIAFALARSSAEFFAGYQYARNFNCYESFGFDLLPGLKASGFIRYQNTGHISNISIPILTISLFGLTYHTIAATTLNTGDTFVDIDVVAGDVGTDYNLDALAIDTDNGNGDIFSETGEELTFERIFNPFEISGGTEIESEQSRQARWKDFINNLARSTMSGIRSGVKTVAGVVDSYVTENINPYTGDPETGWINIYVSDGTAVVSPAILQAVEDRISGVLGTDELGYRAGGTRLYVSTIAVQAININYELDVLDSSLLTDPQIEALASIAITKYVNRQPNGGDVLLDLVKSAGISAHPDFLRIRLVGLVSDISVPDGSVPKIGGTGGGTITCSLIARIPRP from the coding sequence ATGGTCGGATTTATTGTCGGTCGCAAAATTCGCCTGACAAACTGGAAACCAGGGTCAAGAATTCGCACTTTAATTGAAGCAATCGCTTTTGCTTTAGCGAGAAGTTCTGCTGAATTTTTTGCGGGATACCAATATGCAAGAAATTTTAATTGCTATGAGTCGTTCGGTTTTGATTTACTCCCTGGACTGAAAGCGTCCGGATTCATTCGCTACCAAAACACTGGTCATATTTCCAACATCTCAATTCCGATTTTAACAATTTCACTTTTCGGTCTGACATATCACACAATAGCGGCAACCACACTCAATACCGGAGATACGTTTGTTGATATAGACGTTGTTGCAGGCGATGTAGGGACAGATTACAATTTAGACGCTCTTGCAATTGATACTGATAATGGCAACGGGGACATTTTTTCTGAAACCGGAGAAGAGCTAACATTTGAGAGAATTTTTAATCCGTTTGAAATTTCCGGAGGAACGGAGATTGAATCAGAGCAATCCAGACAAGCACGTTGGAAAGATTTTATCAACAATCTGGCTCGTTCAACTATGTCTGGGATTCGGTCAGGCGTAAAAACAGTTGCAGGGGTTGTAGATTCCTACGTCACAGAAAACATCAATCCATATACAGGTGATCCTGAAACCGGATGGATCAATATTTACGTTTCCGATGGTACAGCTGTTGTTTCTCCCGCAATTCTCCAGGCAGTTGAGGACAGAATTTCCGGTGTTCTCGGAACAGACGAACTTGGATATAGGGCTGGCGGGACAAGATTGTATGTCAGCACTATCGCAGTCCAGGCAATCAATATCAACTACGAACTTGATGTTCTCGACTCGTCATTATTAACCGATCCGCAAATTGAAGCACTCGCAAGTATTGCAATTACAAAATATGTCAACCGTCAACCTAATGGCGGAGACGTTTTATTGGATTTAGTGAAAAGTGCAGGGATCAGCGCTCATCCTGATTTTTTAAGAATCCGGCTTGTTGGATTAGTTTCCGATATTTCCGTTCCTGATGGGAGTGTCCCAAAAATCGGAGGAACTGGAGGAGGCACGATAACATGTAGCCTGATTGCGAGGATTCCAAGACCATGA
- a CDS encoding N-acetylmuramoyl-L-alanine amidase — protein sequence MNLIVDHIEKNPFSRPGEKLVKVKAIIWHYTACPKASAKNIRDYFNNLKKQTEYKSRYASAHYAIDEKEIIEIIPTDEVAYHVGAPKNKYTEIAKSFGNISPNYYTIGIELCHDRDDGYINNATLVNAVLLTQELLSKFNLTTENLFRHYDITGKNCPKYFVENIIEWKNIKEVINGSR from the coding sequence ATGAATCTTATCGTTGACCATATAGAAAAAAATCCTTTTTCTCGTCCAGGGGAAAAACTCGTAAAAGTAAAAGCTATTATTTGGCATTATACAGCTTGTCCGAAAGCGAGTGCAAAAAACATTCGAGATTATTTCAATAATTTGAAAAAACAAACAGAATATAAATCAAGATATGCTTCTGCACACTATGCGATTGACGAAAAAGAAATTATCGAGATCATACCAACGGACGAGGTCGCTTACCATGTAGGAGCTCCGAAAAATAAATATACTGAAATTGCAAAATCATTCGGAAACATTAGCCCGAATTATTACACAATCGGAATTGAGCTTTGTCACGATAGAGATGACGGATATATTAACAACGCAACACTTGTAAATGCTGTTTTATTGACTCAAGAACTTTTAAGCAAATTCAATTTAACGACTGAAAATCTTTTTCGACATTATGATATTACTGGTAAAAATTGCCCTAAATATTTTGTAGAGAATATTATTGAGTGGAAGAACATTAAAGAGGTTATTAATGGAAGTAGGTAA
- a CDS encoding type II toxin-antitoxin system MqsA family antitoxin, producing the protein MKEKKWIDCPSCGAKGSMVFKSNLSENYYIKDYGNLKIIRLEGHFCKTCKNGIYNFKSQNMINSMVAEFKAKKNANSVVAADLVSVDQMAKKLKITRQSIHKMMNKGKIKYVFVGDIRLPLKNQDLVRREEVHRA; encoded by the coding sequence ATGAAAGAGAAAAAATGGATTGATTGTCCTTCATGCGGGGCAAAGGGTAGTATGGTTTTTAAATCAAACCTGTCTGAAAATTATTATATAAAGGATTATGGAAATTTAAAGATCATCAGACTTGAAGGTCACTTTTGTAAAACTTGCAAGAATGGAATTTACAATTTCAAGTCACAAAATATGATTAATTCGATGGTCGCTGAGTTTAAGGCGAAAAAAAATGCAAATTCTGTAGTAGCCGCAGACCTAGTAAGTGTAGATCAAATGGCAAAGAAATTGAAAATTACTCGTCAGTCTATTCATAAGATGATGAACAAAGGGAAAATTAAATATGTTTTTGTCGGAGATATTCGCTTGCCTTTAAAAAATCAGGATTTGGTGAGGAGGGAAGAGGTTCATCGAGCTTGA